The region aaaaatgttatcaataatTATACCAGATCCTTTGTGCTTATATACAAATTTACCAACTCTTGGATGGTAAAATCTTTTAAATTCGTATGGTTTCATTATTTTCTTATGTTGTATTattctaatatttttaaaattaatgaatatgatACATCGGCTCCATTTAAATCAAGTAATCTTATTTTTCCATCTGTTACCCACATTCTAATTAATGAAAATGTTGTAGTCTTATTCATTGGATCAAAGGTCATTCTTCGTGGTTCTAGTGTAAATGAATACCATGGTTGTAAAACGCTTGTACTGAAACTATAAATTATATCCGTATTTTGACTATCAACTAAACTACTGTTAATCAAATCTCAATGGATATTTAATACGTCAGTATCTTGAGATAAATTAGGTATTTTAGTACCTAGATGTGTAccacttgttaatttttttttgttaaaacctGAGATCATTAAAACCCGATTTTGTTAAATCAAATCTTACTTGTGTCCGTAAAACAATTGTGACTCTGAATGCTGTTGCATTAAATTTCATTGATATACCGTCtttctttattatttgtttGAGATAACTATCAAAATCGTTGTAATTCCATACCCCAGCTGGAAAAGTTAGATCTTGAAAGTTTGCTCCATTATCAATGCTATATGCTATTGTTTGATTTTTGTATGATGGATTGACGTTAAACCAAGTGAAACTCATGTTAATGATCTTATTCAACCCAAGCTGATATTCATTATTACTTGGTAAAATTATTGGTCTCGtaaattttgcaacaaaattttcaggtttattaaAAGGTAATTCTTTAACAGAATAGCTTGATAATACAATTTCTCtatccatatatatatatcacattaaatttgaaaatacctTTTGTAGAGTTTATTATGTTGTGATTTATTAATCGTTGATGTTTTTAACAGTGTATCTAATATATTAACACCCATATTTCTCATATCAATACTGTTATTTCCAGCTAAAATTTCACCAACAATCAATTCCAATCTATGGATAAGCTGATTTGGATCATTGAAAAATACAACATTTCCACCTCTCTGTATTTTTCGAAATCCCAAACCTTTAattgttttgagtttattttcataattattGATGTATGCATTCAATGTAACTCTTGCATTGTCTATTCTCTTATTTTCCATTTGTCTCACAGCTTCAGAAATAGAaccacttttaatttttttagttatATCAGCCTTATAACCTTTTGATTGATTTCTTCTTGATTTAGCATCATTAATaatcttattgagatattttttgttttttttgagtCATTTCTTGATGATTTAgtaccttttcaacagaatcataattttgaataccaagatCATTCAATTTACGAATCAGTAGAAAGAAAGCAAGTCCTGCTAGACTGTACACTGTTAATGGCACCACAGTTGAAATGgttgccaaagaaaaagatcttGGTATTACAATCACAAAAGATCTTACCTGGAACAATCATTTAAAAGCAATTGTCTCCAAAGCCAACAGAAAGATGggattcatcaaaaggaactgTTTTGCTTTACTGAACACTAAgactttaattttgttatatACTTCCTTAGTGCATAGTTACTTTTGTTATGCCTCCCAGGTATGGGCCCCTCAATCCATAATTCAAGATCTTATATTAGTGGAAAACACTCAAAGATGGGCCATCAAGTTTATTTGTAAATCAGATACCTTTAGTTATAAGGATAGGTTACTGCGCCTAAGGCTATTGCCGCTTAACTATTGGCTGGAGTACCTCGACCTAGTATTTTTCTTTAAGTGCAAGTGTGGTGATATCAATCTAAATATCCACAATTACATACAGTACTGCAAAAGCAAATCCCGTCGTGGCAGCTCAGGCATTTATCTAAATACGCCGCCTTTCAAAACTTGTCTGTTTCGCGATTCCTTCTACAATCGCCTAGCCAATTTATGGAACGCCATACCAGATAGCATTAAGTCGCAGACTTCCatctcttcttttaaaaataagctaaagtattttttcgttgaaaggcttaaaatagTATTCGACGGAGACAATATACGTTCATATAAGTTAATTTGTCCTAAATGTCGAAGAGTTAATCCTATGACTATCTGtagttgttaatttttttttttaatgggtaCTTTGGGTTAGGTTTTCTTTCTCATCCGGGGTTGGGTTTGGGTGTTAATATTATATAGGGGACCTAGAGTCCTATTGTATTATCACCTGCCCTTGGGCGaatcacaaaataaataaataaataaataaataaataaatatctcATTATCAATATCTTCATCGTCTAATCCATAATCaacttcatcttcttcttcatatTCAGGAGGAAGATCTTGTGTTTCAGGAAAATATTGAGGATCAATACTACTTTGTTTTTTACCTTCCAATATATCTTTTAATAAGCTGACTCCAGATGGTAATTCTgatatggaaaataaaaaattaactaattttAAACCTGGCACATATGATAGTGatgttttaacaaaaaaacagaTATACGATCACATAAAAGCAAATGGAGGTGATTCTTCAAGCTCTATTTTAGATCTCACTGATTATTTAAAACGCGATTCATCAAACGGTGGTACGAAAGGacctttaaaaatgaatttcaatcaTATTGAGGATATAGCAAACCCTAGAGATGGTAAAACTGACCCTATTCCATATCAATATTTCAGTCAATGGTACATGAAATTTCATGATGATAATATAAAAATCGATGTAAAAAATCCAATTGATGTGGCTAACAAAACAGTAACTGGGTTACAAGAACCTATTCATCATAAAGATGCAACAACAAAATTTTACACTGATAACTCGATGACGTTAAAAGCTGATAAAACAGGCgctaaataattatattttaaaaagtggtttgacAAGTAATCTTGATatgaaaaaaaacataacattaATAATGTGAAAGAAGCAACATCAGGTCATCAAGCTGTTAATTTTACTCATTGAAACAATGAGCTGAGTGACTATTTGCATTTAATTGGAGGAACTATGAAAGGTGATATTCATTGCAATAATAATAGCATTTACGGAATTTAAAACGTGAgtaaagtggagttgttgatggcggtttcagtgccgtcgagagccagttgaagtggaatactagtgaacagtgatttcacatcaaaagacacaAGCTTGTGGTcgtcaggtacttgtactgtcttgatggcgtcaataaagttttcggcggactgtagtttgtgtcgggattcgtcagtcagtggtttcagtatcgtAGTGAGGTATTTCGACAGTTCGTAAGTCGGCGATCCACAGAACGAAACTATGGGACGCATGGGAACGTTAGGTTTGTGTAGTTTAGGTAAGCCGTAGAGTTTGGCCGGTTGCGGTACTGGGCATCTCAGCCTGTTGTAACGTCGGATGTCGATTGCGTCAGCTTTCTTAAGTTGAAGTAGTTTACTGTTGAGTTTTCGATGAAGTTCTGGAGTCGGGTCTCGTTTAAGTACTTCGTAAATTTGTTTGTCGTTAACAAGTTTGTCCATCTTGTCATGATAGTCGGTTTGTCGATAACAACAGTCACTCGTCCCTTGTAGCGGGAAGTATCAAGATGTCGTTGTCGTTCCTTAGTCGTTTCAGTGCTTGTCGTTCGTCTTTAGTCAGGTTGTTGTCTGTAAGAGAGGCCGATTGTATAGTAGAAACTATTCTACTTCTGATGTTGTCCTTGGTCGGCTCAGATAATTCTCTTTGACGAGACAAAACCTCCACAACACTGGATACACGGCGTCACGGAATGTTTTAGACCGTACGAGAGAACTTGTGTCTCAGTCTTGTCTAAGGGACG is a window of Montipora capricornis isolate CH-2021 chromosome 13, ASM3666992v2, whole genome shotgun sequence DNA encoding:
- the LOC138030570 gene encoding uncharacterized protein — encoded protein: MDKLVNDKQIYEVLKRDPTPELHRKLNSKLLQLKKADAIDIRRYNRLRCPVPQPAKLYGLPKLHKPNVPMRPIVSFCGSPTYELSKYLTTILKPLTDESRHKLQSAENFIDAIKTVQVPDDHKLVSFDVKSLFTSIPLQLALDGTETAINNSTLLTF